Genomic window (Tripterygium wilfordii isolate XIE 37 chromosome 11, ASM1340144v1, whole genome shotgun sequence):
aatttgttttttggagtatgaaatgagaattgaattgagatatgtaaaaggagactacaagcaacaaaattgaagaaatgaatttcctcacaatttttattgaaaaggataggtggtaataaaatattttagaatgaaatctGTAcaagagagtagagaaatcaaaggcagaaaggacaaaccgagcttcttcaagatgaaatatgtgacaattcaaagattgtaccaaaattgccccaattttggtgtgcacccaattaacaataatcaaatctgcttgtataaggctatctctgaaccttccatttctgccaacaaacttcttcttctatgtaacagactaacaccttagcaaggtaaaatatctgatggtatcaaaagcaccccaaaatctgccccagttttgggtacatgtccaattaactgatctccaacccttcaattacgaaattaattttgcactcccacctatgtcaatgtgagacaagttaacagccaactcaggcaccactcatcaattcaacaaactcgtaatccaaccatccttcttcaaacaatctgaaatttgaacttgcagcccaaattgaaacgcATGTGAGGGTTTTTTCACTTaagcagattttttttttttttttgcctagagcgtccttgcgggttttcactctagcgggtttttttctttttcttttttgctaccaataaaacttaacaacttccttgaaattgtcccgaatgtgcattttgagggattcaacttcaactagtgtcttctcaaccttttgaacaaacttttccaagttaatcatgtgatcttcatcctcatttggcttggcaattatgttatccccatgcacttcaatctctttatgcatcatatcatgaaacagaatgaccttggtttgctgataagtatctcccgcatttttagaccaaatggcatgacttcatagcaacaggtaccacataaagtaatgacagtaatttcctctttatcttctagtgccatcgtgatctgattacaatcatcctttttcagtactggtgcaatatttccatattattcggggtattttactacagcaagacatccgccatcaaattgcttctttatttcatctctaatcttccaagtttgcaccaattcaaacttccaaccccaaattaacaacctcatccatttgaattatcttttctttttgattagacttttttttttctcatttctgactatatctcataTTCATCCTTGGTGTCAGAGTCAGATTCAatcattgttaatgggtgcccccaaaatctggttcattcggttcatctttttcattatcctcaatttcaatcctgttaaaatggaatgtgtgagattttgaattttggaagtgatgagtgaaatgaatatatgtgagaattttgatcaaagatttttatttatgataagcaatgcagaatcatcagaaacaggaaaacatgcaaaggccatactatgcaaattcatcaaaagataaagtaaagacaagCTTATTACAGAATCCCAATCAGTAGCCATGAGCTGGGCAATAGATCgtagtgcacatggatattactcttgaaggttgctgacagaatctggcaattccaaattggtccagttactgagccTAAAACCTGAAGgccatggcaaggcttaacaacaaagttttgatcattccccataatagcaacataGAATTCCTCAAACtactcacataactccccaaaatttctgactgttggattgctatgttttcacttcctTATCATGTCCATGACTGCGACCAACATGTACTCCAACCTTtgctgtccatcttctagtgttcgTAGCCTCATCTCTAGCCAGGCCATCGCTgcatgcatgcgatctgattgtggagatgctgcaattgctgatgaggaatcaccaggtggtgatgctgagtgaccttcttaggtctgcttctttccagcagaagttgttttcaaatggctgatgctctgacgccatgtccttctttccatcatggtgacctgatatcccaaagatgcttgaggccgaggaggtcgaatgcttttgaacaaaagcaaccttgtgataagccgtgggaaaaatagcttccccgcctttgttggcttcttctcgacaaaatccttggctttgaagatcgtggccagatagatcttcccaatatcaaaccacttccctttatacatagtaataatcatactgttggacaggaattttattctagggtataaagaacattgtctattccatctgcaacagatccaagttgtactgtgatctcagtgattgcttcgtgcaatttatctgggtcatgagtacttgcttgtctgccccatgacatatatcgaacaccttgtatggcatgctttgaaaccataagttgccttttgtagtcttgaactttgtcggttgtttttttaagtctcattttggtttccctcaaagcttcttgtagagattcgatggttttctggggatcgtcctcgtatacgtcttcccttataggggagaggttgaatctgggatcattttcactttcctcttctttagaagtagaaccttcatcagttctagacctttttgcaagtggagagttaggagtatccatccttgaagatttcttgaggaagatgaacaaagtgttggaccaagacttagcgtctaggtcaacattgtgtttttgatgattgtgtatgattgtgaagatggagacggagatgaagatggctcagagagaaaacacgctttcgccagaaatgattgagatggagatgaagacgaagatggctctacatatgcgaagacattcgcggtgcctgtcacatcagtatttactttactgtcaccttccactgttattttcccgcttgaggacgaattttttcttcctgcttctcttttcaaccagataataataaaaaaacaaaactgtcacactcaactgttcatttccccgcttggggacgactcttttctcttttttttttcttttttttcaactagataaaaataaaatagaataataataaaagaaactttcacactccccgagaaattacgaatatttgcacagtgaggcagggtgcataacagacgatcaggatttaatccaagcaggaccttttaagctgtctgataagagattccaacggtggtggagaacatggctctgatggtgatggtggtaataaatatagatcacaagtctccggaagctttctcttgttgttgatgcatctcttttggtttccgtctctggtcatgtaacctttcaagcgcttcacatcggaCAACTTCACtgactttacaataaaatcctctaCTCCTTCTTCCAAGCATCTGTCGATTCGAGTCACTATGTTCTCAGATGACCTGATTACCACCGGagtctctctcaaggcagatgattccttgattttctttagcaactcatctcctgtcattccaggcatacagtaattggtgataattagatccactttcaaactatcaaacccaacaggacaattattctcctcgtctaatcccagaaactgaagtattcttattccactgtccactgcagttactttaccggaagtaatcttgagcaacctttcaatgactggtctattaacaaggttgtcatcgacagccaaaacgtaaacctcctcagaatcagacatagaatgatccattcccacttgatcaacaagaaaattaagagtcaatttcctcacaaactgccctattatatttttttgttgttcattttcattgttttagcaattcacaactgtaatcttgtattataaggatggcaaagacatgagtgaattggtgtttttttctttttctttttttcttttttttttgttttttttttcatgcatgactatgaacttatttagtttgacaaaatgcaatgactgtgcctacgtgaatgcatgagagaagaaaccgataatggaaattacaattaaaaatgtgtaaaacaaaacatcaacgacaaatgaataaatcacacaaaaatagaatatgccattacacggggtaacataaacttctggaggtttcggacatggatctagggctttataaagtgcttgggtaagtttatctaactattccgcgaggtcccagatcatgttgcttttaaaatcccaactattgggacaaaagcctcctcccttaacttttaagggaagtcgatctggtgaggatatcttccactacccatgcggagacggaatctcacgagaatagtggtcaaccctctctaatactaaaggtagagcccagctggtaggctacagtgagtgtaaatgtatgagatgacaaatactttaccacaacaaaataaatcaacatctctgacatataaaggaaacaaacaattcatacaaaaagaagcaaCCGTAGctaatcaatttaatcatatgggcttgaccctcttaggtttaaaaaacctgatttccccagcagagtcgccagttgtcgcaaccggggtcacgacgcagaccggcgtttgaggatgaaaaaaatgtttagagtcgccaccaattgatttaaggtgcaattggataccgaaaagacctgcgaaccagagaaaagggtacggggatcgattgagtgtggggaaggtattaggcaccccacaactcccgtttgaaaacggttacccagattaatctaatggctatcttatggaaacttgctctttgcaaggtgtaattgttaaagtttgaattattactttcaacacacttatcaacttatgatggtgtttatttggagacacactaccaacttttggtagatttaatttaaaacaccaacttacggtgttaatgataaaatgtcctaccaacttttgataggtttaattttaaacaccaacttatggtgttaatgataaaatgtcctaccaactttgggtaggtttaattttagataccaacttatggtttatttagtaaaatgacctaccaacttttggtaagtttaattttaaatatcaacttatggtataaatgattatttggaaaagtgtcatctatcaatttaacctattattgccaacttatggcaaattcataaatgaaatcaaataaggttcataattcaaataaaggaaatcaacttatgatttctttaattgaaatgacctatattcaattttaaactcatatacttataataaataaataaaaatccaaataattaatgtccaaagtGATAAATGTCgacatgaatgaaatgaattaCCCAACATGAGGACTAAATGTACacatgtaataataaaattaaaacgaaCAAAAATTTGTCATAAATCGAACAAAATCCCAAAGTTACTCAAGCTCTCATTAATTCCGgtccaaatagagtccaaccCGATCCCGATGGAGCCAAGCCCAATCCACGtagcaaattaaacaaaaagagTGGTCAAAAGGAGTATTCAAATgtaatatcaaatcaaatccatattcaaagattcatatacacatataaacatatacaatatcatacacaaccatatcatgtatgcacatatacatatataaacacatccacaagctggtacatatacatatacaaacacaatacactatacatatatgtgcatacacccactgtatatatatacacgcacaacaCACACATTCACACACCACATATACATGTACaccgtatatatatacacacacagaagcACCCGGAGCACGATCCAACAAAGATTTAAACCCATAAAGTCAATATAAATATGAACCTAACCTCAATCTTTAATAGCTTAACCATTCATCATTATCAGCATAA
Coding sequences:
- the LOC120009160 gene encoding two-component response regulator ARR6-like yields the protein MVFPDAKKLLCRRHIYRSVLVNCKRSFQEKKSWDVFYSSWNTLVESENEIAYVYNLSHLEVGMDHSMSDSEEVYVLAVDDNLVNRPVIERLLKITSGKVTAVDSGIRILQFLGLDEENNCPVGFDSLKVDLIITNYCMPGMTGDELLKKIKESSALRETPVVIRSSENIVTRIDRCLEEGVEDFIVKSVKLSDVKRLKGYMTRDGNQKRCINNKRKLPETCDLYLLP